The following are from one region of the Acidobacteriota bacterium genome:
- a CDS encoding aspartate/glutamate racemase family protein, with the protein MKKRFVPGWIVAVVLTALFAAACGAPAPSREAMIEDVLQNREDVVIVVTDSGLGGLSVAAELAARLPESGIFRRARIVFYNALFHDIGYNGLESEAEKARIFDAVLKAMDKRYRPDLLLIACNTLSVVYENTKFSRRAPFPVVGILEAGVDLIADQFEKTPEAMAVVFATRTTIASEAHKNRLVARGIPAGRIVGQACHLLAGAIERGPESEETSALIRQFVGEALEKAGDSSRPIFGSFNCTHYGYARETFAAAFAEAGVPDIELLDPNPRMIDFMFRLPYLHRFLKTDVEVKVVSKLKITEDERAAIGPLIAAVSPAAAEALDEYRLDPELFKVRFKPPDSK; encoded by the coding sequence ATGAAAAAACGATTCGTCCCGGGATGGATTGTTGCGGTCGTCCTGACCGCCCTTTTTGCGGCGGCCTGCGGCGCTCCGGCCCCGAGCCGGGAGGCCATGATTGAGGATGTCCTTCAAAACAGGGAGGACGTCGTCATCGTCGTCACCGACTCCGGCCTGGGCGGGCTGTCCGTCGCGGCCGAACTGGCCGCCCGGCTTCCCGAAAGCGGAATTTTCCGCCGGGCCCGCATCGTTTTCTACAACGCCCTCTTTCACGATATCGGCTACAACGGCCTCGAATCCGAAGCGGAGAAAGCCCGGATTTTCGACGCCGTCCTCAAGGCCATGGACAAGCGCTATCGTCCCGATCTCCTGCTCATCGCCTGCAACACCCTGTCGGTCGTCTACGAAAACACGAAGTTTTCCCGCCGGGCGCCGTTTCCCGTCGTCGGCATTCTCGAGGCGGGCGTGGATCTCATCGCCGATCAATTCGAAAAAACCCCCGAGGCGATGGCCGTCGTCTTCGCCACCCGGACGACCATCGCTTCGGAAGCTCATAAAAACCGGCTGGTCGCGCGCGGCATTCCGGCCGGACGCATCGTCGGCCAGGCCTGCCACCTTCTGGCCGGGGCCATCGAGCGCGGGCCGGAGAGCGAGGAAACCTCGGCCTTGATCCGGCAGTTCGTCGGCGAAGCCCTGGAAAAGGCCGGCGACTCGAGCCGCCCGATCTTCGGAAGCTTCAACTGCACCCATTACGGTTATGCCCGCGAGACCTTCGCCGCGGCCTTCGCCGAGGCCGGGGTCCCGGACATCGAGCTTCTCGATCCGAACCCCCGCATGATCGATTTCATGTTCCGTCTTCCCTACCTTCACCGGTTCCTGAAAACAGACGTCGAGGTCAAAGTCGTCTCCAAGTTGAAGATCACCGAAGACGAGCGGGCGGCGATCGGTCCGCTCATCGCGGCCGTCTCTCCGGCCGCGGCCGAGGCCCTGGACGAATACCGCCTCGATCCCGAACTGTTCAAGGTCCGCTTCAAACCGCCCGATTCAAAATAG
- a CDS encoding sialidase: MTTASRKILAAGILLCLTLILPAGGRSQSKPSAPAEPDLFGRLKYRHIGPVGNRVIAVAGIPGDPSVYYIGAASGGIFKTTDGGATWNPIFDAQPVSSVGALAVAPSDPNIVWAGTGETFIRSNVSQGDGIYKSEDAGKTWTRMGLENTGRIGRVLIDPRNPDVVFAAAMGHCYGPQQDRGVFRTTDSGKSWEQVLFVDENTGCSDIAMDPNNPRILFAGMWPMFIRTWGRWSGGPGGGLHVSRDGGTTWQKLQGRGLPSTEIGKVALAVSPSDSERIYALIETADEGLWRSDNGGASWTHVNRDHALLNRPLYYTRLIVSPSNADEVYFPATGFHMTKDGGKTIQRFSVWGGDHHDMWIDPADPDRMIVGNDQGIALSTNRGKTWRGIELPIAQMYHGTTDNRIPYYVYGNRQDGTSYRVPSNSRTGGTIPRGLWHPVGGFESGHAMVDPVDNNIIWSGNYDGMLDRFDLRTMQSRAVSVRPESIQGWAAEDVKYRFQWTFPIAISPHDHNRVYVGSQFVHQTTDGGHSWRVISPDLSTNDPEKMQITGGITVDDASPLYTCTLFAIAESPLSDGEIWAGTNDGLLHVTRDGGKTWTNLTKNIPNLPPWGTVSNIEPSRHSQGTCYVTFDLHQVNDRNPYVYKTADYGKSWKNISSNIPRTHLSYAHCVREDPVREGLLYLGVENALYVSFDDGGRWLPLQSNLPHAPIHWLEIQSHFNDLVAATYGRGFWILDDITPLQQRTAEVAGSDVHLFAPRPAYRFQSVAAPTGAPNDPSFGRNPPYGASLNYQLKAEPEGEVVITILNAEGRVVRTLKTEVPEEGADDGGRPAERFSVPKSAGINRIWWDLRWDRTDEIRLWTPAVGHEHAGVGEKGWRRFPLGRFQRGPLVEPGTYTVKLTVADREMTQTLVVRKDPNTAGSEADVRAATGLLLDIHAMTNTSASLINRAELIRKQLADLALVLKDHPESEPILAAARALDKKIIDFEDFFFPVGLTGSGDSLRWPDKFYAKLGFLARHVAAGDFPPTTQQIEVHAQMKSQLAEREADFKNIVEDDLGALNQMLREKDIPHVVSRFEK; encoded by the coding sequence ATGACAACCGCCAGCCGAAAAATCCTCGCCGCCGGAATCCTCCTCTGCCTGACCCTCATTCTGCCCGCCGGAGGCCGATCCCAGTCCAAACCCTCAGCGCCCGCCGAACCCGATCTCTTCGGCCGGCTCAAATACCGGCATATCGGACCGGTCGGAAACCGCGTGATCGCCGTCGCAGGCATCCCGGGCGATCCCTCCGTTTACTATATCGGAGCGGCCTCGGGAGGCATTTTCAAGACCACGGACGGCGGCGCAACCTGGAACCCCATCTTCGACGCCCAGCCGGTCTCTTCGGTCGGAGCGCTGGCCGTCGCCCCATCCGATCCCAACATCGTCTGGGCGGGAACCGGGGAAACCTTCATCCGGAGCAACGTCTCGCAAGGCGACGGCATCTACAAGTCCGAGGACGCCGGAAAGACCTGGACCCGCATGGGTCTCGAAAACACCGGCCGGATCGGCCGCGTCCTCATCGATCCCCGGAATCCCGACGTCGTCTTCGCCGCGGCCATGGGGCATTGCTACGGTCCCCAGCAGGACCGCGGCGTTTTCCGAACGACGGACAGCGGAAAAAGTTGGGAGCAGGTGCTCTTCGTCGACGAAAACACGGGCTGCTCGGACATCGCCATGGACCCCAACAATCCACGGATTCTCTTCGCCGGGATGTGGCCGATGTTCATCCGAACCTGGGGCCGCTGGAGCGGCGGTCCGGGCGGCGGCCTGCACGTCTCCCGGGACGGCGGAACGACCTGGCAAAAGCTCCAGGGACGCGGCCTGCCGTCGACCGAAATCGGCAAGGTCGCCCTGGCCGTCTCCCCGAGCGATTCGGAACGCATCTACGCCCTCATCGAAACCGCGGACGAGGGCCTCTGGCGTTCGGACAACGGGGGAGCGAGCTGGACCCACGTCAACCGCGACCACGCTCTCCTCAACCGGCCGCTCTACTACACGCGTCTCATCGTCTCGCCGTCGAACGCCGACGAGGTCTATTTCCCGGCGACCGGTTTCCACATGACCAAGGACGGCGGCAAAACCATCCAGCGCTTCAGCGTCTGGGGCGGCGACCACCACGACATGTGGATCGATCCGGCCGACCCCGACCGCATGATCGTCGGCAACGATCAGGGCATCGCGCTCAGCACGAACCGGGGCAAAACCTGGCGCGGCATCGAACTGCCCATCGCCCAGATGTACCACGGCACGACGGACAACCGGATCCCCTACTATGTCTACGGCAACCGCCAGGACGGAACCTCCTACCGCGTGCCGAGCAACAGCCGGACGGGCGGGACCATTCCGCGGGGGCTGTGGCATCCGGTGGGCGGATTCGAATCCGGCCACGCCATGGTCGACCCGGTGGACAACAACATCATCTGGTCCGGAAATTACGACGGCATGCTCGACCGCTTCGACCTCCGGACGATGCAGAGCCGCGCCGTCAGCGTCCGGCCCGAAAGTATCCAGGGTTGGGCGGCCGAAGACGTCAAATACCGTTTTCAGTGGACGTTTCCGATCGCGATTTCGCCCCACGACCACAACCGGGTCTACGTCGGCAGCCAGTTCGTCCATCAGACGACGGACGGCGGCCACAGTTGGCGGGTCATCAGCCCCGACCTCAGCACGAACGATCCCGAAAAAATGCAAATCACGGGCGGCATCACGGTCGACGACGCAAGCCCCCTCTATACCTGCACGCTCTTTGCCATCGCCGAGTCGCCGCTTTCCGACGGCGAGATCTGGGCCGGAACGAACGACGGCCTGCTTCACGTGACGCGCGACGGCGGAAAGACCTGGACCAACCTGACGAAGAACATCCCCAACCTACCCCCCTGGGGGACCGTCAGCAACATCGAACCCTCCCGCCACAGTCAGGGGACCTGCTATGTCACCTTCGACCTTCATCAGGTCAACGACAGAAATCCCTACGTCTATAAAACCGCCGATTACGGAAAGTCCTGGAAAAACATCAGTTCGAATATTCCCCGGACCCACCTGAGCTACGCCCACTGCGTGCGGGAAGATCCGGTTCGGGAAGGGCTTCTCTACCTCGGCGTCGAAAACGCCCTCTATGTCTCCTTCGACGACGGCGGGCGCTGGTTGCCTCTTCAGTCGAATCTCCCCCATGCCCCCATCCACTGGCTGGAGATCCAGAGCCACTTCAACGACCTCGTCGCGGCCACTTACGGCCGGGGATTCTGGATCCTGGACGACATCACGCCGCTTCAACAGCGGACGGCGGAGGTCGCCGGATCGGACGTCCACCTTTTCGCCCCGCGGCCGGCCTACCGCTTCCAGAGCGTGGCCGCGCCCACGGGAGCGCCGAACGATCCCAGTTTCGGCCGGAACCCTCCCTACGGGGCCTCCCTCAATTATCAACTGAAGGCCGAGCCCGAAGGGGAGGTCGTCATCACCATCCTGAATGCCGAAGGGCGCGTGGTCCGGACCCTGAAGACCGAAGTTCCCGAAGAGGGGGCGGATGACGGCGGGCGGCCGGCGGAACGTTTCAGCGTGCCCAAGAGCGCCGGGATCAACCGGATCTGGTGGGATTTGCGCTGGGACCGCACGGATGAGATCCGGCTGTGGACGCCGGCCGTCGGCCACGAGCATGCCGGCGTGGGAGAAAAAGGTTGGCGGCGTTTTCCCCTGGGCCGTTTCCAGCGAGGCCCGCTTGTCGAACCGGGAACCTACACCGTCAAGCTTACGGTGGCCGACAGGGAAATGACACAAACCCTGGTTGTCCGAAAGGATCCCAATACCGCGGGAAGCGAGGCTGACGTCCGGGCCGCAACCGGACTTCTTCTCGACATACACGCCATGACCAACACCTCGGCCTCCCTGATCAATCGGGCCGAACTCATCCGCAAGCAGCTCGCCGATCTCGCCCTCGTCCTGAAGGATCATCCCGAAAGCGAACCGATTCTCGCGGCCGCCCGCGCCCTGGACAAAAAGATCATCGACTTCGAGGACTTTTTCTTCCCCGTGGGGCTCACAGGCTCAGGCGACAGCCTGCGCTGGCCCGACAAGTTCTATGCCAAACTCGGCTTTCTGGCCCGCCATGTAGCCGCCGGCGATTTTCCGCCAACGACCCAGCAGATCGAAGTCCACGCCCAAATGAAAAGCCAACTGGCCGAGCGGGAAGCGGATTTCAAAAATATCGTCGAGGACGATCTCGGAGCTTTGAACCAGATGCTGCGGGAGAAAGACATCCCGCATGTCGTCTCCCGGTTCGAAAAATAA